In a single window of the Acyrthosiphon pisum isolate AL4f chromosome X, pea_aphid_22Mar2018_4r6ur, whole genome shotgun sequence genome:
- the LOC100165528 gene encoding eukaryotic translation initiation factor 4 gamma 3-like, whose amino-acid sequence MTSTRSNPHTILNDNKKSLNSPQRINTSRKPAISKTEERQRMMSGVASIMPQIAQPDLSINYSSSQSKETVEEPVSELDSEMANKINMKFKNMLLEYEQMQNLDDIIYSLSEDETSVIRTRHEEFVKLMSLITLDTNPITLTTVAGNIFAELLSKQLISVEAITQGIDAVLKDWNDYLMDYPQFFSYIAAIIVPLLLSQNASFDFKNLKDSCTSIRPDNSSKLFIEVLNKILSSMEKQNIKEQLGGGILWIYNKWLASEYVPLNIFIPDNQINEYFEDDRIGALILSIAMYDKLKTLYSYDILHRWISTNINAEVIKCPQFVRALTIAIVILCWHSNHASEDFFDNVHVKLLTHYIRFKTLLEPEIQAREVQCLYGFQIMSAVLKHPRGMISKLFHKLHQDSVISKESFELWKRGDNFKAGFNEDLETKTMAVEFLNSFFLSLVGNNSDEDETAE is encoded by the exons ATGACATCTACTAGAAGTAACCCACATACAAttcttaatgataataaaaaatcgttaaattcTCCACAaagaat AAACACATCACGGAAGCCAGCTATATCAAAAACTGAAGAAAGACAAAGAATGATGTCTG gTGTAGCGAGTATAATGCCTCAAATTGCTCAGCCTGatctttcaataaattattctagTTCACAGTCaaaagaaactgttgaagaaCCAGTGTCAGAATTGGACTCAGAAATggctaataaaattaatatgaaatttaagaACATGCTTCTCGAATATGAGCAAATGCAAAATTTagat gatataatttattcattatcgGAAGATGAAACTTCGGTAATCCGCACAAGGCATGAGGAGTTTGTGAAATTAATGTCACTTATAACTTTAGATACTAATCCAATTACCCTAACAACAGTGGCAGGCAATATTTTTGCTGAACTATTATCTAAACAACTTATTTCTGTGGAGGCCATAACTCAAgg aatcGATGCTGTCCTTAAAGATTGGAATGATTATTTGATGGATTACCCTCAATTTTTCTCCTATATTGCTGcaattattg ttccattattattatcacagaatgCTTCCtttgatttcaaaaatttaaaagattctTGTACATCAATACGACCAGACAATTCGAGTAAATTGTTTAtagaagtattaaataaaattcttagTTCCATGGAAAAGCAGAACATTAAAGAA CAACTAGGAGGAGGTATATTGTGGATTTACAATAAGTGGCTAGCATCGGAATATGTTCCTCTAAACATATTTATTCCTGATAACCAAATCAATGAATATTTTGAAGATGat cgaATTGGAGCATTAATTTTGTCTATTGCTATGTATGATAAATTGAAGACTTTATATAGTTACGATATATTGCATAGATGGATAagt acaaATATCAATGCAGAAGTAATAAAATGCCCTCAATTTGTCCGAGCATTAACTATAGCCATTGTCATTTTATGTTGGC atTCGAATCATGCATCTGAGGATTTCTTTGATAATGTTCATGTGAAATTGTTGACCCATTATATACGGTTTAAAACACTTCTAGAGCCTGAAATCCAGGCAAGAGAAGTACAATGTCTGTATGGCTTTCAAATTATGTCTGCTGTGCTTAAACATCCTAGAG GAATGATATCCAAACTGTTTCATAAGCTCCATCAGGATAGTGTTATAAGTAAAGAATCTTTTGAATTGTGGAAAAGAGGAGACAATTTCAAAGCTGGATTCAATGAAGACTTAGAAACAAAAACTATGGCTGTTGAATTTCTAAATTCATTCTTCCTTTCACTAGTAGGAAACAATTCTGATGAAGATGAAACAGCTGAGTAG